A section of the Rossellomorea marisflavi genome encodes:
- a CDS encoding GNAT family N-acetyltransferase: protein MSATRGIVIRTPESIDREALHGFFRLVIEDTYQKEGIDHLVDDLEEEICYKKSLLQRQGTERFFLLAEKDSQIIGTIEYGPASELIMTLTNGAYGGIPEVGTVFVHPDHQRMGVGSLMVNAMLLILLGRGVEVFCLDSGYTRAQAVWKKRFGEPDHRFTDHWGEGMDHMIWKRSVRSQIVL, encoded by the coding sequence GTGAGCGCTACACGCGGCATCGTCATCAGAACACCTGAGTCAATAGATCGTGAGGCACTTCACGGCTTCTTCCGTCTGGTCATCGAGGACACTTATCAAAAAGAAGGCATCGATCACCTGGTGGATGATCTAGAAGAGGAAATCTGCTACAAGAAGTCCCTCCTTCAAAGGCAGGGAACGGAGCGTTTTTTCCTATTGGCGGAAAAGGACTCACAGATCATCGGTACCATTGAATACGGACCGGCCAGTGAACTGATCATGACCCTGACCAATGGTGCCTATGGGGGTATCCCTGAAGTCGGGACTGTGTTTGTGCACCCGGATCATCAGAGGATGGGTGTCGGCTCCCTGATGGTGAATGCCATGCTTCTGATCCTTCTTGGGAGAGGCGTAGAAGTATTTTGCCTCGATAGCGGGTATACCCGTGCCCAGGCAGTGTGGAAGAAACGATTCGGTGAACCGGATCATCGATTCACCGATCACTGGGGTGAAGGCATGGATCATATGATCTGGAAGCGGTCCGTCCGCAGCCAGATTGTATTGTAA
- a CDS encoding metal-sensitive transcriptional regulator, with product MNYDMQVKNRVKRLEGQLRGVLRMMEEGKDCKEVITQLSAARSAIERSIGLVVSANLVECVRAADEQGDETDEIIKEAVNLLVKSR from the coding sequence ATGAACTATGATATGCAGGTGAAAAACCGTGTCAAACGCCTTGAAGGACAGCTCAGGGGCGTCTTGAGGATGATGGAAGAGGGGAAAGACTGTAAAGAGGTCATCACTCAATTGTCTGCAGCACGCTCAGCCATTGAACGCTCCATTGGACTTGTCGTGAGCGCCAACCTTGTGGAATGCGTCCGCGCTGCCGATGAGCAGGGGGATGAAACGGATGAGATCATTAAAGAAGCCGTCAATCTATTAGTGAAGAGCCGATAA
- a CDS encoding rhodanese-like domain-containing protein: MQIILYALLAIVLVLILSRLMPVKGIRMISTEELKSEFKNKNKQFIDVRTPGEYKGNHIRGFKNTPLQQLPKQIDTLSKDKEVVVICQSGMRSMNAAKLLKKSGFHSVTNVKGGMNAWRS; encoded by the coding sequence ATGCAAATCATCCTATACGCCCTGTTGGCCATCGTTCTCGTTCTTATCCTATCCCGGCTCATGCCGGTAAAGGGGATCCGAATGATCTCCACGGAAGAGTTAAAAAGCGAATTTAAGAATAAAAACAAGCAGTTCATCGATGTCCGCACGCCAGGGGAATACAAAGGCAATCACATCAGGGGATTCAAAAATACCCCCCTTCAGCAGCTTCCCAAACAAATCGACACGTTATCAAAAGATAAAGAGGTAGTCGTCATCTGTCAGAGCGGGATGAGAAGCATGAACGCTGCCAAACTGCTTAAGAAAAGCGGATTTCATTCCGTCACCAATGTCAAAGGCGGCATGAACGCCTGGAGATCATAA
- a CDS encoding sulfite exporter TauE/SafE family protein codes for MDVSFIVVIFLIGFIGSYISGMLGIGGSIIKYPMLLYIPPLVGVAAFSAHEVSGISAVQVFFATIGGVWAYRKGGYLNKTLIAYMGGSILIGSFVGGYGSKLMSEGGINLIYGILALIAAIMMFIPKKGLDDIPLEQVTFNKWLAALLSLIVGLGAGIVGAAGAFLLVPIMLVVLKIPTRMTIASSLAITFISSIGATVGKVTTGQVDYGPAAIMVIASLIASPLGAMAGKKVNTKWLQMILALLITATTIKIWWDIL; via the coding sequence ATGGATGTAAGTTTTATCGTCGTGATTTTTCTCATCGGGTTCATCGGTTCTTATATTTCCGGCATGCTTGGAATCGGAGGATCCATCATCAAGTATCCGATGCTTCTCTATATCCCCCCGTTAGTGGGCGTAGCAGCATTCAGTGCCCATGAAGTATCCGGCATCAGCGCCGTCCAGGTGTTCTTCGCTACTATTGGCGGGGTGTGGGCGTATCGAAAGGGAGGGTACCTGAATAAGACGCTCATTGCCTATATGGGTGGAAGCATCCTGATTGGAAGCTTTGTCGGGGGGTACGGCTCCAAGCTCATGTCGGAAGGTGGCATCAACTTGATCTATGGAATCCTGGCCCTCATCGCCGCGATCATGATGTTCATTCCGAAGAAGGGACTGGATGATATCCCACTAGAGCAAGTGACGTTCAACAAATGGCTGGCGGCTCTATTGTCCCTTATCGTCGGGCTCGGGGCGGGCATCGTAGGGGCAGCAGGAGCATTCCTCCTCGTCCCGATCATGCTGGTCGTCTTGAAGATCCCTACAAGGATGACGATCGCTTCTTCCCTCGCCATCACGTTCATCTCCTCAATCGGGGCCACCGTGGGGAAGGTGACCACGGGCCAGGTCGATTACGGTCCAGCCGCCATCATGGTGATTGCGAGCCTGATCGCTTCCCCCCTTGGAGCCATGGCGGGTAAGAAAGTGAATACGAAATGGCTTCAGATGATCCTTGCGCTCCTGATTACTGCCACGACCATCAAGATCTGGTGGGATATCCTGTAG
- a CDS encoding DUF302 domain-containing protein, with product MKKLDFHYTVQADGTMKEAITALEDALKEESFGILWTFDIKDKLTEKGFTVDEPYMVLELCNPQEAERVLKENKLVGYFLPCKIVVYQDQGAIKIGLPKPTALIGLLDDPELKELAGDIERRLIGCIDRSIKK from the coding sequence ATGAAGAAGTTGGATTTTCATTACACTGTACAAGCGGATGGCACGATGAAGGAAGCCATAACGGCCCTGGAAGATGCGCTCAAAGAAGAGTCCTTTGGCATCCTCTGGACATTTGATATTAAGGATAAGTTGACGGAGAAGGGGTTCACAGTGGATGAACCCTATATGGTACTTGAATTATGCAATCCACAGGAAGCAGAACGGGTATTGAAGGAGAATAAGCTCGTAGGGTATTTCCTGCCGTGTAAAATAGTCGTTTATCAAGATCAAGGCGCAATCAAAATCGGGCTTCCGAAACCGACTGCCCTCATAGGTTTGCTCGATGATCCCGAGCTGAAGGAACTGGCAGGTGACATCGAGAGGCGTCTGATTGGATGCATCGATCGTTCTATAAAGAAATGA